GTCGGTGATGGTGCAGCGCGAGGTCGCCGCCCGCCTCGTCGCGGGCGCGGGCGAGGACGACTATGGCTCGTTCGCCGTCCTGCACGCGCTCGCGGCGCGCGTCGAGCGCGTCGTCGACGTCGCGCCGCAGGCGTTCTTTCCGGTGCCGAAGGTCGTCTCGAGCTTCGTGCGCATCACGCCGCTGCGCGGCGAGGGCGAGCCCGACCGCGACGAGCTCGCGCGCATCGAGCGCGTCGTGCGCGCGCTGTTCGCGCGCCGGCGCAAGACGATCAAGAACGGGCTCGAGGGGGGCGGCTTCGGCGCGGCCGGGCTCGAGGCGCTCGCGCGCGTCGGCATCGACGCGCGCGAGCGCGCCGAGCGCCTCGAGCCGGCCGCGCTGCGCGCGCTCGCGCGCGCGCTCGACGAGCTCGGTGCCTTCGCGCGCCCCGGCCCGCGCGACTAACCTCGGGCGCGTGGACACGGCCGACCAGCTCGAGGCGCTGCTCGAGCTCGCGCGCGAGGCGGGCCTCGAGGTGCGCAGCGTCGGCGCCCGCCCGGCGGTCGCCGGCGAGGCGCCGCCGACGAGCGCCGTCTGCCGGGTGAGGAGCGCGGTGTGGGTCGTGCTGAGCGCGGCCGACCCGCCGGACCGGCACATCGCCGTGCTCGGGGAGGCGCTCCGCCGCCACGCGTCGGGCTTCCTCGAAGACCGCTTCCTTCCCCCGGCCTTGCGCGCGCTCCTGCAGGATCCACTCGAAGGTCCGTAGGGCCCGAGTGGCGCGCTGCGGCCGGGCCCGCGCGCCGGTCGGGTTTCGAGACGCGCACGTCTTGACCCGGCGTCCGCCCGGCCGGTACCCTGCGCGCCGTTTGAGGGCAATCGCAGGTCGCGATGTCCATCGAAACGCAGGGCGCGCCCGGCCATCGCACCGCGAGGCCACCGGGGGCGCCCGAGACAGCCGGGGCCCCCCACGGAAGCCCGGCCCACGAGGAAGTCGCCTACTCCAGCCCGATGAACGGTCGGATCCCGGCCCGCGCGCGCGATGCGCTCGCGAGCCACGCAGGGACCGATACGGGGGCGGACGATGGGTGGCCTTCGGGATCGCAGGATCGCACGCGCTCCCCCGCGCACGCGCTCTTCGCCGACCTCCCGAGCTCTCCCTTCGCAGCGCCTCCGGACGCGCATCCGGCGGGCACTCTCTCGTTCGGGTCGTCGGCCTCCGGTGGTCCGACGCGGTCGCGCGAGCGGCCGCGCCGTCGGGTCGCGGCGGGCTGGAGGCGACTATGTCGACCGTCACCGCCACGTCGACGCGCGAGCACCGCGTCACCGTCCGCTCGCTCCGCACCGCCAAGAGGAGTGGCCGCCCGGTCAGCATGCTGACCGCGTACGACCACGCCTTCGCCCGCATCTTCGACGCCGCGGGCATCGACGTGCTGCTCGTCGGCGACTCGCTCGGCAACGTCGTGCAGGGCCAGGACACGACGCTGCCGGTGACGCTCGACGAAGCGATCTACCACACGCGGCTCGTCGCGCGCGCCGCGGCGCGCGCGATGGTCGTCGGCGACATGCCCTTCGGCAGCTACCAGGTGAGCCCCGAGGACGCGGTCCGCAACGCCATCCGCATGGTGAAGGAGGGCGGCGCGCACGCCGTGAAGCTCGAGGGCGGGAGCCCGATGCTCGCGACCACGCGGCGCATCGTCGACGCCGGCATTCCCGTGATGGGGCACGTCGGATTGACGCCGCAGTCCGTGCACGCGATGGGCGGCCTGCGCGTGCAGGGGCGCGGCGACGCGGGGCGCTCGCGCGTCGTCGAGGACGCGATCGCCGTCCAGGAGGCGGGCGCGTTCGCGGTCGTGCTCGAGGGCATTCCGTCGGAGCTCGCCGCCGAGATCACGCGCACGCTCGCGATCCCGACGATCGGCATCGGCGCGGGCGTCGGCTGCGACGGCCAGGTGCTCGTGATGCACGACCTGCTCGGCCTGTCCGACTGGACGCCGAGCTTCGTCAAGCAGTACGCGAACCTCGGCCAGCTCGCGGCGCAGGCGGCGCGCGCGTTCGCG
This genomic interval from Myxococcota bacterium contains the following:
- the rsmA gene encoding 16S rRNA (adenine(1518)-N(6)/adenine(1519)-N(6))-dimethyltransferase RsmA; this translates as MNLARTRALLAERGLRLRRELGQNYLVDDARAAQLVAHAGVEPGDVVVEVGTGLGTLTRALAARAARVVTIEIDAGVVAALRDLALLPDAVELVHADALDVDLAALVPPPPARTRLVANLPYSAATPLLRRMLDLRDTFASWSVMVQREVAARLVAGAGEDDYGSFAVLHALAARVERVVDVAPQAFFPVPKVVSSFVRITPLRGEGEPDRDELARIERVVRALFARRRKTIKNGLEGGGFGAAGLEALARVGIDARERAERLEPAALRALARALDELGAFARPGPRD
- the panB gene encoding 3-methyl-2-oxobutanoate hydroxymethyltransferase, with the translated sequence MSTVTATSTREHRVTVRSLRTAKRSGRPVSMLTAYDHAFARIFDAAGIDVLLVGDSLGNVVQGQDTTLPVTLDEAIYHTRLVARAAARAMVVGDMPFGSYQVSPEDAVRNAIRMVKEGGAHAVKLEGGSPMLATTRRIVDAGIPVMGHVGLTPQSVHAMGGLRVQGRGDAGRSRVVEDAIAVQEAGAFAVVLEGIPSELAAEITRTLAIPTIGIGAGVGCDGQVLVMHDLLGLSDWTPSFVKQYANLGQLAAQAARAFADEVRNRKFPDEEHSYR